One Chaetodon auriga isolate fChaAug3 chromosome 14, fChaAug3.hap1, whole genome shotgun sequence genomic window carries:
- the slc4a1ap gene encoding kanadaptin, with the protein MAASPPSDVRAKNTDEEMSSATETDGCPATENGGEPENKNVDKTEPETEDIFKKPVLFAAPSLPSKRSSVAAPSKPAAGETKTLTENDKAEVVAATKEDSSGPVNENTEMGQENDKKYAKEKNVAPVRTKPEAKPRVHTAKGPPPGKFPPIPYTEPHWGGKSPDVPYALEILKNGSIVDTVPLTQRSYFVVGRLPVCDVSLEHPSISRYHAVIQYRSQAGEGESVGEEAGFYIHDLGSTHGTVVNKNKIPPKTYIRLRVGHVLKFGGSTRLFILQGPEFDEEAESDLTVTELRERARKQKAELERRMMGEGSDDEDEKEEGQEGDSNKGLSKLSNEDSGCSWGMAEEAVQEEDENEENPFSTEFHEDQEAAYLKDPKKALQGFYDREGEELEFEYEDKSHGSWLCRIKLPVDDALGRQLVAEVTHTGKKKEAAIQCCLEACRMLEARGLLRQEAVSRKRKKKNWEDEDYYDSDDDTFLDRTGTVEKKRQERMKKAGKIEERPETYESLVAKLSEVEKELAETQKKLSADRGGSSSSSAEDPLDAFMTAVRSEAAMDAVARRKLHVHVADLRKEAQRLRRLVELTRPAQMPSLLPSDSEPEKPKKRLPLFGAMKGGSRFKLKTGTIGRLPPKRPNLPAELFNMKALSPAVEEEEEEEEEEEEKEKKEEEDNDAEECATVTETNADAEELSASASQESTSSGRRRRQPAQSQEPKEPSLEQRRGEQPAEAVDQPPQRSSSKAVRPSSPESKAEGSREAAAELGPRKNVKKKAMGPSKPPVQLSGQYPEDDPDYCVWMPPAGQTGDGRTSLNDKYGY; encoded by the exons ATGGCCGCCTCCCCGCCGTCAGACGTGCGTGCGAAAAATACGGATGAAGAAATGAGTTCTGCAACAGAAACAGACGGGTGCCCAGCGACTGAGAATGGAGGGgaacctgaaaacaaaaacgTAGACAAAACTGAACCAGAAACGGAAGACATTTTCAAGAAACCGGTTCTTTTCGCAGCACCTTCCCTCCCCAGCAAACGCAGCAGTGTGGCTGCTCCGTCCAAACCAGCAGCAGGCGAAACAAAAActctgacagaaaatgacaaagccGAAGTTGTGGCTGCTACAAAAGAAGATTCTTCGGGTCCTGTAAATGAAAACACGGAAATGGGccaagaaaatgacaaaaaatacgCTAAAGAGAAGAATGTAGCTCCTGTCAGAACCAAGCCAGAAGCTAAACCCAGGGTCCATACTGCTAAAGGGCCTCCGCCCGGTAAATTCCCCCCTATCCCATATACAGAGCCCCACTGGGGGGGCAAGTCTCCAGATGTTCCCTATGCTTTGGAAATCCTTAAAAACGGCTCCATAGTGGACACGGTACCCCTCACACAGAGAAGTTACTTCGTGGTTGGACGCTTACCTGTATGTGACGTCTCTTTGGAACATCCCTCCATCTCCAGGTATCACGCAGTGATTCAGTACCGCAGCCAGGCTGGAGAGGGAGAGTCTGTCGGAGAGGAGGCCGGCTTTTACATCCACGACCTGGGCAGCACACACGGCACTGTGGTGAACAAGAACAAGATTCCCCCGAAGACCTACATCAGACTACGCGTGGGGCATGTCTTAAAGTTTGGTGGGAGCACGAGGCTTTTTATCCTTCAG GGTCCAGAGTTTGATGAAGAAGCAGAGTCAGACCTGACGGTGACTGAGCTGAGGGAGCGGGCCCGAAAACagaaggcagagctggagaggaggatgatgggagaGGGTTCCGATGATGAGGACGAGAAGGAGGAAGGCCAAGAAGGCGACAGCAACAAGGGCCTCAGCAAGCTGTCAAATGAAGACTCGGGGTGTTCGTGGGGAATGG CCGAGGAGGCTGTCCAAGAGGAAGACGAGAACGAGGAAAACCCCTTTTCGACGGAGTTCCACGAGGACCAGGAAGCTGCCTACCTGAAAGACCCAAAGAAGGCTTTGCAGGGCTTCTACGACAGGGAAG gagaggagctggagttTGAGTATGAAGACAAAAGCCACGGCAGCTGGCTCTGCAGAATAAA GCTTCCTGTGGACGATGCCCTGGGCCGGCAGCTGGTTGCTGAGGTGACCCAcacagggaagaagaaagaagcagcCATCCAGTGCTGCCTGGAGGCTTGTCGAATGCTGGAAGCCAGAGGGCTGCTGCGGCAGGAAGCAG TGTCCCGTAAGCGCAAGAAGAAGAACTGGGAGGATGAGGACTACTACGACAGCGATGACGACACCTTCCTGGATCGAACCGGCACGgtggagaagaagaggcaggagaGAATGAAGAAGGCGGGAAAGATTGAGGAGCGGCCTGAGACCTATGAATCACTG GTGGCCAAACTGtcagaggtggagaaggagctggCAGAGACTCAGAAGAAGCTCAGTGCTGATAGAGGAG gctcctccagctcctccgctGAGGACCCGCTGGACGCCTTCATGACGGCAGTGCGAAGCGAGGCAGCGATGGACGCAGTGGCGCGCAGGAAACTCCACGTGCACGTAGCCGACTTACGCAAAGAGGCTCAGAGGCTTCGCAGGCTGGTGGAACTCACGCGGCCCGCCCAGATGCCTTCACTGCTGCCGAG TGACTCAGAGCCGGAGAAGCCTAAGAAGAGGTTACCGCTGTTTGGAGCCATGAAGGGAGGAAGCAGATTCAAGCTGAAGACTGGCACCATTGGG AGGTTGCCTCCTAAGCGGCCCAACTTGCCCGCAGAGCTCTTCAACATGAAAGCGCTTTCACCTGCtgtagaagaggaggaagaggaggaagaagaggaggaggagaaggagaagaaggaggaggaggataatgATGCTGAAGAGTGTGCGACTGTGACGGAGACTAATGCTGACGCTGAAGAGCTCAGTGCGTCTGCGTCTCAAGAGAGCACTTCCTCAGGACGACGAAGGCGGCAACCAGCGCAGTCCCAAGAGCCAAAAG AGCCAAGCCTCGAGCAGAGGAGAGGCGAGCAGCCTGCTGAAGCAGTGGATCAGCCTCCtcagcgcagcagcagcaaggcTGTACGCCCATCCAGTCCAG AGTCCAAAgctgaaggcagcagagaggcagcagcagagctcgGCCCCAGAAAGAATGTAAAGAAGAAAGCGATGGGCCCCAGCAAG CCTCCTGTGCAGCTGTCAGGACAGTATCCAGAGGACGACCCTGATTATTGTGTCTGGATGCCTCCAGCAG GTCAGACTGGAGATGGCCGCACAAGCCTTAACGACAAGTACGGCTACTGA
- the LOC143331222 gene encoding uncharacterized protein LOC143331222, producing the protein MLKTLTKKLRRHSLNEIHPFHLKISYHGNGEGGESDDSEGENQELAQIDRERRRNCALTPLATSQQHNQGPLSPARLRRLRLLLDANLDRHSSEEELERISCGDNRKWVSALPQRHSDHHSSASSDEEVRDLCGCGSPAASARPLVEPGACLTASPSPVLFSSSPPRSLKPPPMRFQLQVVQPVARPIILTHFDQSAPYRKYRHSFGGEPGRPSLDLEKMQQKMLLKKNCGGKARTIKIRNLTGNRPPPRYTYDPSIFAFRSLSTVPPSCPLTPSEDPPCS; encoded by the exons ATTTCTTACCATGGcaatggagagggaggggagagcgATGACTCAGAGGGGGAGAACCAGGAGCTTGCACAGATTGACAGAG AGAGACGGAGAAATTGTGCCCTCACCCCCTTGGCCACCAGCCAGCAGCACAACCAGGGTCCGCTTTCTCCAGCCCGGTTACGACGCCTCCGCCTCCTTTTAGATGCCAATCTGGATCGCCACTCTTCAGAGGAAGAACTCGAACGCATCAGCTGCGGCGACAACAGGAAGTGGGTGTCTGCGCTTCCCCAGCGCCACAGTGATCACCACAGCAGCGCCTCCAGTGATGAGGAGGTGCGGGACCTCTGTGGCTGCGGGTCACCGGCTGCCTCTGCCAGGCCACTGGTTGAACCGGGCGCTTGCTTGACTGCCTCCCCCAGCCCTGTACTCTTCAGCTCCAGTCCACCACGTAGCCTCAAGCCACCCCCCATGCGCTTTCAGCTACAGGTGGTGCAGCCAGTGGCACGGCCCATCATTCTGACCCACTTTGACCAGTCAGCACCTTACAGAAAGTATCGGCACAGTTTCGGTGGGGAGCCGGGGAGGCCCAGTCTGGACCTAGAGAAAATGCAACAG aaaatgctgctgaaaaagAACTGTGGAGGGAAAGCGCGGACTATAAAGATCCGG AATCTGACTGGCAATCGTCCTCCGCCCAGGTACACCTACGATCCCTCCATCTTCGCCTTCCGCTCCTTGAGCACAGTGCCCCCCTCCTGCCCCCTGACCCCGTCCGAGGATCCTCCCTGCTCATAA